The DNA region CACGATCCAATCTTTTCAGTGCCGAAGTGATAAACTAAAGACCGATTCTCTTCAGTCAATCTGCCGTGTTGCTATGGAAACCTTGAGAACGTGTCATGTAAGACGTGATTACATTATGCAACGATAATTACAACTTCATCAGAAACATACTTTGCATTTGCGATAAGAAAATTAGTGCAAATAAAAGCAAAAGGAAATGGCCTTTGTGCCCTTGGGCGAATATGAAGTGGACGCTTTCATTAGGCCCGATGTCCAAGTCTTGCGTGATTGACTCTGACTCTGGCAGATATATTTCTTGAAAGATTAAGTTTACCTCAAACAAGAATTTGAATGGCGTTTCAAGAAAACAGAGCGAACCAAATCGTGTGCACAGGGATCTCCCAGATTGTTCTGGGATTTTGTGTCTTCGCCTTGAGTTTTGTTCTGAGCAACAGGAGCGATGACCTTGGGAAGATTTTTGAAACCGGTGTTACTTATTGGGGAGCTGTTCCCGTAAGTATCGTAGAGACGCAAGCAGCTTTAGAAGAAGAGCTTGAACATAGATTTCCCCCTATCTAttgtaaaaagttttttttcaagccaGATAAATTTCGCTTAGAAGCAAGAAGAAATCACATGAAGTAACACAAAGTTCATTTCTATGCCTGGATTTTCTCACAAAATGAGCAACGACTTTTTAGTTAATATATAGAAACGTTTAAACTAGATCTATTCTTGTTAACAACAACAGCTGCACAGTAATATTTACACtggagaaaaaatatttctcattcgAACAACAAACACgaattttactttactttaattTTCCATTAATACTCTGTAAAGCTAAAATTTTTCTCCTGATAACTTCTACAAAGAAATTCAGTGTTAGTTTGCTACTTTTGGAAAAGCTTTTCAGAGCCGAAGGAAAACTAACGCTCACATCAATTCATCTTTTCATTTGGGATCATCACACCTCTGTTTGCTTAGCAGCATTTTGAGTCAAATTTTTACCTCGTAAATTTGATTCTCACtcgaaaaacagaaaaattgattaGTTCTTGATAGACTGGTGTTTTAATTTAGTCAGAAACGCATAGTATTACACTGAAAATCTTACTGAATCGTCGATAAATTTTCGTCAGTGTAACTCTTTCAAATTACGTCCATTAATTTTAAACATCTCATCAGAATTAAATGTCATCTTTTTCCAACCCACAAAAGGTTATTTTAATGCTCCACAGCCTAATTATGTAGCTCGTGCTTTTTTAATCAATCGAtctctttaaaaagaaaaattatcattcaaAAATCATACCATAAGCTTCCTGCATTCACCTACAGTGATTGAACGAAATTTCTACTGTTGATTTTGTCAAAACGTGCAATTCCTGAATGTCAGTATAAATCGtgagtttcttttaattacatAGATCATTTACATTTTTGATAGAAATTTTTGCAACTTCGACTTGGTTCATTTATTGACAACTTGTTAACAGTTTTCACCGTCAAATTTAAATTGTCCTGTATTTTGCCGTGCAAGTGGACCGCTGTTAGCTTAAAATCCATCAGAGATAGTGTTAACTTTCCTGATAAAATTTAAAcgagaaaagaaagtaaaactcTGCGGGTTGttcacaaagaaatattttctttttggcaAAAATATCGGATTGAAAGCACGACGTGAAAGATCGAAAAGACAAATACAGCTTTGAGAAAACACATTAGCGTGTGTGAGTGGATAATGGATCGACTACTGAATAAATTACTGTTTCTTACTTTTGTTTCCTAGttattaatcaatcaatcaatcattttcGCGCTGAGAAGGGAAAGTCGACCGACTCCCTTAATTTTCATAGACTGTATGAAAATAGAAAGGTAATCAGTCGGTGATGTCCATGACAAATTGCTTTGCTGATTGGGCCTTTTGGTCTCTTACAAATCTTGTGCTGCACAACgaaagatcatgaaaaaaataataataataatcgcaGGTTTGCCATAAAATCCCTTTTCGTTACCAAGAAAACGGCCAAACGGGTCGATGGGACGTGCAATACTGTGTACTGAACAGTTCGAATAATTTCAGATCGTCGTCGCTGGAAGTTTTGGAATATTCGGGGGAATAAGTGGCAAATTCATTGCGGTAAGTTTTTGACGTTTTTCTACGTTTTAACGCTTGATTGAGGCTTTCTCGTGATAACCGTGTCTACGAAAGTTTCTTCACACAACTCGATACTATTTCTATTGTATATTTACAATCAACCAGTTATATTCGTCAAAATTCACTCACTGAGAACGTATTTCTTGACATTTCTGTTATCAGACAGGTGTTTTTTTCGCTGCTAGTGTCATTTCGTGTATCCTCGGAGCAATCGTTGCCGCGTGCGTGGGAATCACGCTGACTGCGCGGAGATCAGCGGGTGAATGTGAGCACGGTGAGCTTTATCCGCATGATAATGCCTTGAGACTCTTAGGTTGTTTCTCGAGACGTGAAAGAAACCTAAAAATATTCCTTTGGTTCAATAGAAAAACACTGAGGAGGATACTGATGATAAACCTAAATTAAAAGGGAATAAAATCCAGATAGGAAGCCAGATCGTTGCGGACTTGAAAATGACTTTCCACCAGGATTCTGCGCCCCACTCTCTCGATCCGCTAAACAGAAATACaacttgtaaataagt from Pocillopora verrucosa isolate sample1 chromosome 1, ASM3666991v2, whole genome shotgun sequence includes:
- the LOC131771628 gene encoding uncharacterized protein → MAFQENRANQIVCTGISQIVLGFCVFALSFVLSNRSDDLGKIFETGVTYWGAVPIVVAGSFGIFGGISGKFIATGVFFAASVISCILGAIVAACVGITLTARRSAGECEHVQCPYDTESILMIALISILILESAISLSGVIESSQLLCCAISSGDQLAIVSLGTPEHVDRKSRLSRKRQSSNQSVYSIDFDAMVGSSSMSPVKDNGFGNGKQLGTVV